One stretch of Bos indicus x Bos taurus breed Angus x Brahman F1 hybrid chromosome 22, Bos_hybrid_MaternalHap_v2.0, whole genome shotgun sequence DNA includes these proteins:
- the KLF15 gene encoding Krueppel-like factor 15 produces MVDHLLPVDETFSSLKRPVCFLGDGRAYHMLPSPLSEDDSDASSLCSCASPDSQTLCSCYGGGRGAEGQDSILDFLLSQATLGSGVAAHGSPMAWGTWRKTPAPVKGEHFSFPEFPVGNPDDVPRPFQPTLEEIEEFLEENMEPAVKQAPEGSGKDLDTCGQLSTGPHRGHLHPGASGRERCAPPPGAGAAGSQGPAGAPAPDPPVPLLLQIQPVPVKQESGAEPASPGQPPEAVRVAQLLVSIQGQTFTLVPQVLPSSSLSLPSKFVRIAPVPIAAKPLGSGPLGPGSTGLLVGQKFPKNPAAELIKMHRCTFPGCSKMYTKSSHLKAHLRRHTGEKPFACTWPGCGWRFSRSDELSRHRRSHSGVKPYQCPVCEKKFARSDHLSKHVKVHRFPRSSRLPRP; encoded by the exons ATGGTGGACCACTTGCTCCCAGTGGACGAGACCTTCTCGTCGCTGAAACGCCCCGTCTGTTTTCTGGGTGATGGGCGAGCGTACCACATGCTACCCTCGCCCCTCTCCGAGGACGACAGTGACGCCTCCAGCCTCTGCTCCTGTGCCAGCCCCGACTCGCAAACCCTGTGTTCCTGCTATGGAGGCGGCCGGGGGGCTGAGGGCCAGGACAGTATCCTGGACTTCCTGCTGTCCCAGGCCACCCTGGGCAGCGGCGTTGCGGCTCATGGCAGCCCCATGGCCTGGGGGACCTGGCGGAAAACACCGGCCCCCGTGAAGGGGGAGCATTTCAGCTTCCCCGAGTTCCCCGTGGGCAACCCCGATGATGTCCCTCGGCCCTTCCAGCCCACCCTGGAGGAGATTGAAGAGTTTCTGGAGGAGAACATGGAGCCAGCGGTGAAGCAGGCCCCAGAGGGCAGTGGCAAGGACTTGGACACCTGTGGCCAGCTCTCCACTGGGCCGCACAGAGGCCACCTCCACCCCGGGGCCAGCGGCAGAGAGCGCTGCGCCCCTCCGCCGGGGGCTGGTGCGGCTGGCAGCCAGGGCCCAGCTGGGGCCCCTGCCCCCGACCCCCCAGTCCCCCTGCTGCTGCAGATCCAGCCGGTGCCGGTGAAGCAGGAGTCGGGCGCCGAGCCCGCCTCCCCGGGGCAGCCTCCGGAGGCCGTCAGGGTGGCGCAGCTGCTGGTCAGTATTCAGGGCCAGACCTTCACACTTGTGCCCCAGGTGCTGCCCTCATCTAGCCTCAGCTTGCCGTCCAAGTTCGTGCGCATTGCCCCCGTGCCCATCGCCGCCAAGCCCCTTGGGTCGGGACCCCTGGGGCCCGGCTCCACAGGCCTCCTCGTGGGCCAGAAGTTCCCCAAGAACCCGGCGGCTGAACTCATCAAAATGCACAGGTGCACTTTCCCTGGCTGCAGCAAGATGTACACCAAGAGCAGCCACCTGAAGGCGCACCTGCGCCGgcacacgggcgagaagccctTCGCCTGCACCTGGCCAGGCTGCGGCTGGAG GTTCTCGCGCTCGGACGAGCTGTCGCGACACCGGCGTTCGCACTCGGGCGTGAAGCCCTACCAGTGCCCCGTGTGCGAGAAGAAGTTCGCCCGCAGCGACCACCTGTCCAAGCACGTCAAGGTGCACCGCTTCCCGCGCAGCAGCCGGCTGCCGCGGCCCtga